One stretch of Streptomyces sp. NBC_00443 DNA includes these proteins:
- a CDS encoding Gfo/Idh/MocA family protein, with protein MAGIVSRSRSSRRPLRGRRLRRPARRPGRPRTLAAKRGKALLLEKPLGPGLPAARRLADTIAETGVITQLVLTKRYHPTTRAFLATARTHNVTGARSCYLHGAFLSGDFATGWRLEHGALLDLGPHLLDLLDAAIGPITHIRSTGDPRHRIELTCQHENGAVSQASLSGTVAVPRVLTRVELFGATEPLIYDTADINHEECWPNLRRDFATAVRTNTPAELDAQRGLYLQTLIDRIIPD; from the coding sequence GTGGCCGGAATCGTCAGCAGGTCGAGGTCGTCGAGGCGACCGCTGCGAGGCCGTCGCCTTCGCCGTCCCGCCCGCCGTCCAGGCCGACCTCGCACCCTCGCCGCCAAACGCGGCAAGGCGCTGCTGCTGGAAAAGCCACTCGGCCCCGGTCTGCCGGCAGCCCGCCGTCTCGCCGACACCATCGCCGAGACGGGCGTGATCACCCAGCTGGTCCTCACCAAGCGCTACCACCCCACCACCCGCGCCTTCCTGGCGACAGCCCGCACCCACAACGTGACCGGCGCCCGCTCCTGCTACCTCCATGGCGCCTTCCTCAGCGGCGACTTCGCAACGGGCTGGCGCCTCGAACACGGCGCACTGCTCGACCTGGGACCGCATCTGCTCGACCTGCTGGACGCCGCCATCGGCCCGATCACCCACATCCGCAGCACCGGCGACCCCCGCCACAGGATCGAACTCACCTGCCAACACGAAAACGGTGCCGTCAGCCAGGCATCCCTGTCGGGCACCGTCGCCGTGCCGCGCGTCCTGACCCGCGTCGAACTCTTCGGAGCCACCGAGCCGTTGATCTACGACACCGCCGACATCAACCATGAGGAGTGCTGGCCCAACCTGCGCCGCGACTTCGCCACCGCCGTCCGCACAAACACGCCGGCCGAACTCGACGCCCAACGCGGGCTTTATCTGCAGACGCTGATCGATCGCATCATCCCGGACTGA
- a CDS encoding dihydrolipoyl dehydrogenase family protein, whose translation MDSTSRVYDMVVLGAGPTGENLADRTRAAGLTTVIVENELLGGECSFWACEPSKALLRPVVARADARRVPGLRRAVEGPLDVPAVFAHRDKMAAHWQDDDQVDWLNAVSVDLVRGHGRLNGPRQVVVDTADGETVRLTARHAVGVCTGTVTAFPPLPGLEQVRPWTNRDATAARHVPDRLAVVGGGVVAVEMATVWQALGSQVTMLVRGDQGLLNRMEPFAGELVADALRTAGADLRFGTTVTGVSREDGAGSPVRITLNDEDTLVADEILIATGRAPHTADIGLETVGLTSGEWLTVDDSYRVTDIADGWLYAVGDVNHRALMTHQGKYQARIAGGVIGARANGELLDDSRWGRHASTADSAAVPQVVFSEPEVTSVGLTTMEAERTGRRVDVVDYDIGRVAGAAQYADGYRGRARVLIDVDRGTVAGATFVGPGTQELLYSATVVITSETPMERLWHAVPAFPTISEVWLRILETYRDRTGR comes from the coding sequence ATGGACAGCACTTCCCGCGTCTACGACATGGTGGTTCTCGGTGCAGGTCCCACGGGAGAGAACCTCGCCGACCGCACCCGTGCCGCCGGGCTCACCACGGTGATCGTGGAGAACGAGTTGCTCGGTGGAGAATGCTCGTTCTGGGCATGTGAACCGAGCAAGGCCCTGCTGCGCCCCGTGGTTGCGCGCGCCGACGCCCGCCGGGTCCCGGGGCTCAGGCGAGCGGTCGAGGGCCCGCTGGACGTGCCCGCGGTCTTCGCCCACCGCGACAAGATGGCCGCCCACTGGCAGGACGACGACCAGGTCGACTGGCTCAACGCGGTGTCAGTGGACCTGGTGCGCGGCCACGGCCGACTCAACGGCCCGCGGCAGGTCGTCGTGGACACCGCGGACGGCGAGACCGTACGTCTGACCGCCCGGCATGCCGTCGGCGTGTGCACCGGGACGGTCACCGCTTTCCCCCCTCTGCCGGGGCTGGAGCAGGTTCGACCCTGGACGAACCGTGACGCGACTGCCGCCCGGCACGTACCGGACCGGCTGGCCGTGGTGGGAGGGGGAGTGGTGGCCGTCGAGATGGCCACGGTGTGGCAGGCACTCGGCTCCCAAGTGACCATGCTGGTCCGCGGGGACCAGGGACTGCTCAACCGGATGGAGCCGTTCGCCGGCGAGCTGGTGGCCGACGCCCTACGCACTGCCGGAGCCGACCTGCGCTTCGGCACGACGGTGACCGGGGTCTCACGGGAGGACGGTGCAGGAAGTCCCGTGCGTATCACCCTGAATGACGAGGACACGCTGGTCGCCGACGAGATCCTGATCGCAACCGGTCGCGCGCCGCACACCGCGGACATCGGCCTGGAGACCGTCGGCCTGACCTCCGGCGAGTGGTTGACCGTGGACGACTCGTACCGGGTGACGGACATCGCCGACGGGTGGCTCTACGCCGTCGGTGACGTCAATCACCGTGCCCTGATGACGCATCAGGGCAAGTACCAGGCGCGGATCGCGGGCGGCGTCATCGGAGCGCGCGCCAACGGTGAGCTGCTCGACGACAGCAGGTGGGGCAGACACGCTTCCACGGCCGACAGCGCCGCTGTGCCGCAAGTGGTCTTCTCCGAACCCGAGGTCACCAGTGTGGGGCTGACAACGATGGAAGCGGAGCGTACCGGGCGCCGGGTCGACGTCGTGGACTACGACATCGGCCGGGTCGCGGGCGCGGCCCAGTACGCCGACGGCTACCGAGGCAGGGCACGTGTGCTGATCGACGTCGATCGCGGCACGGTCGCCGGTGCAACCTTCGTCGGTCCCGGGACCCAGGAACTCCTGTACTCGGCGACCGTTGTGATCACCAGTGAGACGCCGATGGAACGGCTGTGGCATGCCGTCCCCGCCTTCCCGACGATCAGTGAGGTCTGGCTGCGCATCCTCGAGACCTACCGGGATCGCACCGGCAGGTGA
- a CDS encoding VOC family protein, producing MDMKLEVLVIPVADTDRSKGFYEGLGWRLDADFTADDGLRVVQLTPPGSACSVIFGDGVGAAAPGSAEGLHLVVSDIEAARAELARSGADVSEVFHDSGGVFHHAGTKGRVSGPDPERRSYASLVSFSDPDGNGWTVQEITERLPGR from the coding sequence ATGGATATGAAACTCGAAGTCCTAGTGATACCGGTGGCCGACACAGACCGGTCGAAGGGCTTCTACGAAGGACTGGGGTGGCGGCTGGACGCCGACTTCACCGCCGATGACGGCCTTCGCGTCGTGCAGCTGACGCCACCCGGTTCCGCATGCTCGGTGATCTTCGGTGATGGAGTCGGCGCGGCCGCCCCGGGATCCGCCGAGGGCCTCCACCTCGTCGTCTCGGACATCGAGGCGGCGCGCGCGGAGTTGGCCCGCAGCGGGGCGGACGTCAGTGAGGTCTTCCACGACTCCGGTGGAGTGTTCCATCACGCGGGGACGAAGGGCCGTGTTTCCGGCCCGGATCCCGAGCGACGCAGTTACGCCTCCCTCGTCTCGTTCAGCGACCCGGACGGCAACGGCTGGACCGTGCAAGAGATCACCGAACGGCTTCCGGGCCGCTGA
- a CDS encoding ATP-binding protein, whose product MASTKRTCEACGGPVAAPRRDGERGTGKGGRPAKYCSNACRQRAFRNRAAATLEARQPPVVHATVPGGTRAATDERLGPPPGGALPLPLDRFIGRAAELTRLRGLLRSTRLLTLVGPGGVGKSRLALHLAGGQSTGRQELTRLVALDPLRRPALLQQFVATALGFGDQHGPVEEEALVRALSVPGLLLVLDNCEHLAEPCAELVALLLTRCPRLRILATSREALRVPGEVVFRVGELSLPPAPAKNSAQDRSHICVDDVIGSDAVRLFVERARAAAPGFDLTACTVDEVTRICRRLDGLPLAIELAARRVAGLPLGQILDGLDNQLALLTDGSRIGPAHHRELRAAIAWSHRLLDPAEQAVLRRVSILAGGFGLDGALAVCAGDGVPARDVLRLLCSLEEKSLLVRVPGEERSARFRQLRAIRMYGLGRLASSGELALVRERALCWLAGLTDDTVDSPPVGLVTRELVAERENLAAAVACTEDEGGDRHMRLAVALARVHRELDELTAARRMLDAALRRVPSAPYRSDALALAARIAYKQGDQVDTLRLAEEAVAAAHGQDRPAALADAFDALCVALLARRGFAAAVVAQRACLDITRRLGNDLATAVSRHRLAWALQHVGAVTEARALLAQCLPVLRTEAASHHHSAAVHTAGVLALTAGDDEAAEEAFVEGLRIVPPDTFHAMYPVEGLAIVAAERGEPRRALRLAAAAAEVRGRIGVRPDPEWQRRVDAAVARARSGLDAEAAQSAQAAGQGLSGDRLVAYALRSARALSGRPGRGAETGPLTEREIQVATLVAEGLTNAQVAVRLGLSPRTVEAHLDHIRDKLGVRSRTRIAVWLADQAAAGTLQERSERRERGRGQG is encoded by the coding sequence GTGGCGTCGACGAAGCGGACCTGCGAGGCGTGCGGTGGCCCGGTGGCCGCCCCGCGCCGGGACGGGGAACGGGGCACCGGGAAGGGCGGCCGGCCCGCCAAGTACTGCTCCAACGCCTGCCGCCAACGCGCCTTCCGCAACCGTGCCGCTGCAACCTTGGAGGCACGGCAGCCGCCGGTCGTGCACGCCACCGTCCCCGGCGGGACCCGCGCGGCGACGGACGAACGCCTCGGCCCGCCGCCCGGGGGCGCGTTGCCCCTGCCGCTCGACCGGTTCATAGGCCGAGCGGCCGAGTTGACGCGGCTGCGCGGGCTGCTGCGCTCAACACGGCTGCTGACCCTGGTCGGGCCAGGCGGTGTGGGCAAATCCCGGCTCGCGCTGCATCTGGCCGGTGGGCAGTCAACCGGGCGGCAGGAGCTCACCCGGCTCGTCGCGCTCGACCCGCTGCGCCGCCCCGCGCTGCTGCAGCAGTTCGTCGCGACCGCACTCGGCTTCGGTGACCAGCACGGTCCCGTCGAGGAGGAGGCGCTGGTACGGGCGCTGAGCGTGCCGGGGCTGCTGCTCGTGCTCGACAACTGCGAGCACCTGGCTGAGCCCTGCGCCGAGTTGGTGGCGCTGCTGCTGACCCGTTGTCCGCGGCTGCGCATCCTCGCCACGAGCCGTGAGGCCCTGCGGGTGCCCGGCGAGGTCGTCTTCCGGGTGGGCGAGCTGTCGCTGCCGCCTGCGCCCGCCAAGAACAGTGCGCAGGACCGCTCGCACATCTGCGTGGACGACGTGATCGGCTCCGACGCCGTGCGGCTGTTCGTGGAGCGGGCCAGGGCGGCCGCGCCCGGTTTCGACCTCACCGCGTGCACGGTGGACGAGGTCACGCGGATCTGCCGTCGGTTGGACGGGCTGCCGCTCGCCATCGAGCTGGCGGCGCGCCGGGTCGCGGGCCTGCCTCTCGGGCAGATCCTCGACGGGCTGGACAACCAGCTCGCGCTGCTGACCGACGGCAGCCGGATCGGACCGGCGCACCACCGGGAGCTGCGCGCGGCGATCGCGTGGAGTCACCGGCTGCTGGATCCGGCCGAACAGGCTGTCCTTCGGCGGGTGTCGATCCTCGCGGGCGGCTTCGGCCTGGACGGGGCGCTGGCGGTGTGCGCGGGCGACGGTGTCCCGGCCAGGGACGTGCTGCGACTGCTGTGTTCCCTGGAGGAGAAGTCACTGCTGGTACGGGTGCCGGGTGAGGAACGAAGCGCGCGTTTCCGGCAGTTGAGGGCAATCCGCATGTACGGGCTCGGCCGGCTCGCCTCGTCCGGGGAGCTGGCACTCGTGCGCGAGCGCGCGCTGTGCTGGCTGGCGGGGCTGACGGACGACACCGTGGACAGCCCACCCGTCGGCCTCGTGACCCGGGAGCTGGTGGCCGAGCGGGAGAATCTCGCGGCCGCGGTGGCGTGCACCGAGGACGAGGGCGGGGACCGGCACATGCGACTGGCGGTGGCACTGGCCCGGGTGCACCGGGAACTGGACGAGCTCACGGCCGCGCGCAGAATGCTGGACGCCGCGCTGCGCAGGGTGCCGTCGGCGCCGTACCGGAGCGACGCGCTCGCGCTGGCCGCCCGTATCGCGTACAAACAGGGGGACCAGGTGGACACGCTGCGGCTGGCCGAGGAGGCCGTCGCCGCAGCGCACGGGCAAGACCGGCCGGCGGCGCTGGCGGACGCCTTCGACGCCTTGTGCGTGGCCTTGCTGGCCCGCCGGGGCTTCGCGGCCGCGGTCGTCGCGCAGCGGGCTTGCCTCGACATCACGCGGCGTCTCGGCAACGACCTCGCCACGGCGGTGTCCCGGCACCGGCTCGCATGGGCGCTGCAGCACGTGGGGGCCGTGACCGAGGCGCGGGCGCTGCTGGCACAGTGCCTGCCGGTGCTCCGTACCGAGGCCGCGTCGCACCACCACAGCGCGGCCGTGCACACCGCCGGGGTGCTGGCACTCACGGCCGGGGACGACGAGGCCGCCGAGGAGGCCTTCGTCGAGGGGCTGCGGATTGTTCCACCGGATACGTTTCACGCCATGTACCCCGTCGAGGGCCTGGCCATCGTGGCTGCCGAGCGCGGTGAGCCGCGTAGGGCGCTGCGGCTCGCGGCCGCCGCCGCAGAGGTGCGCGGACGGATCGGCGTACGGCCCGACCCGGAGTGGCAGCGGCGGGTCGACGCCGCGGTCGCCCGGGCCCGCAGCGGACTCGACGCCGAGGCCGCGCAGTCGGCTCAGGCCGCAGGGCAGGGCCTGTCCGGGGACCGGCTGGTCGCCTATGCGCTGCGCTCGGCCCGGGCACTGAGCGGGCGGCCGGGACGCGGCGCGGAAACCGGCCCGCTGACCGAGCGGGAGATCCAGGTCGCCACGCTCGTCGCGGAGGGCCTGACGAATGCTCAGGTCGCTGTCCGGCTGGGGCTGTCCCCTCGCACCGTCGAGGCCCATCTCGACCACATCCGCGACAAGCTCGGGGTGCGGTCGCGCACCCGGATCGCCGTGTGGCTGGCAGACCAGGCGGCAGCCGGGACACTGCAGGAGCGGAGCGAACGCCGGGAACGGGGCCGCGGCCAGGGATGA